GGAACGTGTCCTGAAACCAGGCGACCGTCTGCGCGAAGCGGACCTTGCCGAGGAATTCGGCGTGTCCAGAACGCCGATCCGCGAGGGCTTGAAACGCCTGGAAGCCCAGGGGCTGGCGGCACACGAACCCAATCGCGGCATGGTCGTGCCGACGCTGGATCACGGTCAGATCAACGAGGTCTATTTCATGCGTGAAGTGCTGGAAGGCACTGCTGCGGGACTGGCCGCAAAACATGCCTCGAAACCGGAGATCGAGATCCTGCAGGATCTGGTCGCATCGGACCGCAAGCGCATTGCCGACAAGGACAGTCTGGTCCGCTCCAATCGCGAGTTTCACAGGCGCCTGTGCCTGGCATCCCATAACCGCTATCTCGTTGACCAGATCGAGCACCTGCGCCTGTCGCTGATCCTGATGGCCGGCACCACATTGGACACGCCCGAACGGCGTGAGACGGCCGTGGAAGAGCACGCGGCCATTGTCGACGCCATCGCCAAGGGCGATGCCGAAACGGCCGAAGCCGCCGCCCGCCTCCACATTTTTCACGCCCACAAGACCCGGCTGCAGCAGATCTGATTGGCGTCAGCTCAGAAACGTGCCATTCACCGCCAGTACCAGATTGGCGAGGGCGGCAATGACGATCACGGCAAATGTCAGGATCATGCCGATCACGCGCAGGTTGCCCAGTTCAGGCTCCTGGCTGAAACCATAGGCGTGGGCAATGCGGCCGGCGACCAGCACCGTTCCAAGGCCCCAAAGCAGCAGCGGCGCGCCGTTCATCAGTTCCAGCATCAACAGGAGCAGAAGCGCAAAAGGCGCGTATTCGGCGCAATTGCTATGCGCGCGCATGCGGCGGATCAGCTTTTTGTTGCCCTGATCACCGAGCCCGATCCGTTCACTGCGCCTGGCAGCGATCACCCGTATGGTCAGGACCACGTAAAGCAGCGCAAGCAAGCCGGCGAAGATTGGCGTTATCATGACGCTCATGAGCGATCTCCAGGAAACCGTCTGCCCGGTGTGGGTGTCGGGCAGGTCCAGTATTCACTGAGGGGCTACGCTGCTGCAAGCGCTCTGGTTCAGCACTCGACGATGTTGACCGCAAGGCCGCCCTTGGAGGTTTCCTTGTATTGTTCCATCATGTCCATGCCCGTCTGGCGCATGGTTTCGATGCAGCCGTCCAGCGGGACAAAATGGGAGCCGTCGCCGCGCAGCGCTAGTGACGCCGCTGTTACGGCCTTCACGGCGCCGAGCGCGTTACGCTCGATACACGGTACCTGAACCAGGCCCGCAATCGGGTCACAGGTCATGCCGAGATGGTGTTCCAGGGCAATTTCGGCTGCATTTTCAATCTGCTCGTTGGTGCCGCCAAGCGCGGCACAAAGACCTGCCGCAGCCATCGCCGACGCAGAGCCGACTTCGCCCTGACAGCCCACCTCGGCACCGGAAATCGAGGCATTGGCCTTGATGATGCCGCCGACAGCCGCCGCAGTCAGCAGGAAGGTGCGGATGCCGGCCTGATCGGCGCCTGGGCAATGGTCGAGATAATAGCGCGTGACGGCCGGGATCACCCCGGCGGCGCCATTTGTCGGCGCGGTGACGACGCGCCCGCCCGCCGCGTTTTCCTCGTTGACCGCCATGGCATAAACGCCGAGCCAGTCGACGACATTATGTTCGAATGGCGGGTTGCTGCGGCCTTCCCGGATGAGTTTCTGGTAAATCTCTGCGGCGCGGCGTTTGACCTTGAGCCCGCCGGGCAGAATGCCGGACTGGGAAATGCCACGATTGATGCAGCTGTCCATGGCGGCCCAGAGCTTGTCGATCCCGGCTTCGACGTCCTCTCTAGGTTGGTCGGCGCATTCGTTCTGGAGTTTCATCTCCGCGATGGAAAGCTCCGCCTCCTGTCCCATTTCCAGCATCTGTTTGGCCGAGGCAAAGGGGAAGGGAACGTCCTGTGTCGCCAGTTCGTTGACCGGTTCGTTCGTGGTCTTGCGCAGTTCGGCTTCGCTGACGACAAACCCGCCACCGATGGAGTAATAGACAAACGTGTCGATCACACCGCCGGTAGCATCCAGAAGATGGAAGGTCATGCCGTTGGCATGCAGCGGCAGCGGCGGGCCGTAGTCAAAAATGACGTCCTTGTCCGGCGAGAACTGCAGGTCCGGAAGACCGGCGATCTGAAGGCGTTTGGAGCGCTCAAGCGCATCCAGCATCGGCTCGACCTGATCGGGGTCAAGCGTGTCGGGTCTGGCCCCGAGCAATCCCAGGCAGACTGCCTTGTCCGTGGCGTGCCCCTTGCCGGTGAAGGCAAGCGATCCGTGCAGGGTGACCGTCAGGCGGGTGGCCCTTTGCTCCGCGCCCGCAAGTCCGCGCAGGCGGTCAAGGTATCTGTGGACGGCCACCATCGGACCGACGGTGTGGGAGCTGGACGGGCCTATGCCGATTTTAAAAATGTCAAAGACACTGATGAACATTTCTCTGGG
This genomic interval from Labrenzia sp. VG12 contains the following:
- a CDS encoding GntR family transcriptional regulator, coding for MNGSEIYQRLIGLIEERVLKPGDRLREADLAEEFGVSRTPIREGLKRLEAQGLAAHEPNRGMVVPTLDHGQINEVYFMREVLEGTAAGLAAKHASKPEIEILQDLVASDRKRIADKDSLVRSNREFHRRLCLASHNRYLVDQIEHLRLSLILMAGTTLDTPERRETAVEEHAAIVDAIAKGDAETAEAAARLHIFHAHKTRLQQI
- a CDS encoding MAPEG family protein; the encoded protein is MSVMITPIFAGLLALLYVVLTIRVIAARRSERIGLGDQGNKKLIRRMRAHSNCAEYAPFALLLLLMLELMNGAPLLLWGLGTVLVAGRIAHAYGFSQEPELGNLRVIGMILTFAVIVIAALANLVLAVNGTFLS
- a CDS encoding L-serine ammonia-lyase; protein product: MFISVFDIFKIGIGPSSSHTVGPMVAVHRYLDRLRGLAGAEQRATRLTVTLHGSLAFTGKGHATDKAVCLGLLGARPDTLDPDQVEPMLDALERSKRLQIAGLPDLQFSPDKDVIFDYGPPLPLHANGMTFHLLDATGGVIDTFVYYSIGGGFVVSEAELRKTTNEPVNELATQDVPFPFASAKQMLEMGQEAELSIAEMKLQNECADQPREDVEAGIDKLWAAMDSCINRGISQSGILPGGLKVKRRAAEIYQKLIREGRSNPPFEHNVVDWLGVYAMAVNEENAAGGRVVTAPTNGAAGVIPAVTRYYLDHCPGADQAGIRTFLLTAAAVGGIIKANASISGAEVGCQGEVGSASAMAAAGLCAALGGTNEQIENAAEIALEHHLGMTCDPIAGLVQVPCIERNALGAVKAVTAASLALRGDGSHFVPLDGCIETMRQTGMDMMEQYKETSKGGLAVNIVEC